AAAGTCTGTCTCTCTACAGATGAGGTGGACTCTCCTTTTTTGGAGTATTTCTTGAGTGCAGCTTTGGCTTTCACCACCATCCTGAGTGTTTTACTGGCTTTCTCAGTGTACAAGGTGAACAAAAGAAACAGCTGCCAAACTGCAGGTAATTGGTACTTTTTCTATCTGGCAGATTGTGTTCACTGAATTTTGCttgtaataaaatgttttctgtgttctACAACCAGTGAACCACACAACATTTCCATCTCCCTCCACAGCGAGTGCAGAGGTGTGTACAGTTTTGACGTTTTCATTAAccgtaaaagaaagaaatagcaTCACAATTAACTGTGTTGTCGACATAATTTTGTTACCAGGGTTACCAAGATGCAGACAACGTCCATTATGCTGCTTTAAGTGTCAACCTGCCCAACAGATCAAGAAGACAGAGGAACAACACCAACGATGAATGTGTGTATTCCAGTGTCAAGCAGTAGAACTGGACATTATTTCTACGTTCTGAGTAAGATGGCAGATTCTTCTTATAATCTCTTTGATTATGTACATACATAGATGTAGATTTTTAGATAAAT
Above is a window of Sander vitreus isolate 19-12246 unplaced genomic scaffold, sanVit1 ctg699_0, whole genome shotgun sequence DNA encoding:
- the LOC144514808 gene encoding uncharacterized protein LOC144514808, with the protein product MKSLNLSHAGTYYCAVASCGHVLFGNGTKLHLEDEVDSPFLEYFLSAALAFTTILSVLLAFSVYKVNKRNSCQTAVNHTTFPSPSTASAEGYQDADNVHYAALSVNLPNRSRRQRNNTNDECVYSSVKQ